The following proteins come from a genomic window of Deltaproteobacteria bacterium:
- a CDS encoding PilZ domain-containing protein encodes MNEKTRDAVLAIGFAGVSGGVAARLIALGYRPISVSDPQAAAARLGREPAPVRAALVPADAAFLTPGSLFRLIRASGPNSLRCVSLGARADESHAERLRLAGVSAMLWAPHTERELRFAVNRALYDAGHGQSRLHPRAATDLVARIRIGTREKAGLVYSLSAHGCYVETERPSVPDSFVSVNVPLPDGALELPARVLWANVPGNMLRTNLPHGMALSFTHVSEGQERALASFVSEQLAAQGIAARGDGAVAASGMTRAWARLREWITPTAAA; translated from the coding sequence GTGAACGAGAAAACTCGAGACGCAGTGCTCGCGATCGGCTTCGCGGGTGTGAGCGGCGGCGTCGCCGCGCGCCTGATCGCGCTCGGCTATCGGCCGATCAGCGTGAGCGACCCACAGGCCGCCGCCGCGCGTCTCGGTCGTGAGCCGGCGCCCGTGCGCGCCGCACTCGTGCCCGCCGACGCAGCGTTCCTCACGCCCGGCTCGCTGTTTCGCTTGATTCGCGCCTCGGGGCCGAACTCCCTGCGCTGCGTTTCGCTCGGCGCCCGCGCAGACGAGAGCCACGCCGAGCGCCTCCGGCTCGCGGGCGTCAGCGCGATGCTCTGGGCGCCCCACACCGAGCGCGAGCTCCGCTTTGCCGTGAACCGCGCGCTCTACGACGCTGGCCACGGCCAGAGCCGGCTGCATCCGCGCGCCGCCACCGATCTCGTCGCGCGCATCCGCATCGGCACGCGCGAGAAGGCGGGGCTCGTCTACTCGCTCTCCGCGCACGGTTGTTATGTCGAGACGGAGCGCCCGAGCGTTCCCGACAGCTTCGTGTCCGTGAACGTTCCGCTGCCGGACGGCGCGCTCGAGCTCCCCGCGCGCGTGCTGTGGGCGAACGTGCCTGGGAACATGCTGCGCACGAATCTGCCGCATGGCATGGCGCTCTCGTTCACGCACGTCAGCGAGGGCCAAGAGCGCGCGCTGGCGTCGTTCGTGAGCGAGCAGCTCGCGGCGCAGGGCATCGCGGCGCGCGGCGATGGCGCGGTGGCAGCGAGCGGGATGACGCGCGCTTGGGCTCGGCTGCGCGAGTGGATCACGCCCACGGCCGCGGCCTGA
- a CDS encoding glycosyltransferase family 9 protein, giving the protein MTRPPFDAPPASVCLLRLSALGDVCHAIAVLRALQRAWPETRFTWIVGKPEAKLLALVDGVEVIPFDKRGGLGAVRELGSRLGTRRFDLLLMLQAALRASLLSALIPARVKLGFDRARAYEGQWLFSNAKIAARAREHQLDALLGFAAACGVRDLTPRWELALPEDALRYAQQLIPDGSPPALVISPCSSVRERDWLPDRYAALADYAQGRHGMRVILCGGPSENERAMGAAIERAAERALVNQIGKDTLPQLIALLARARALVCPDSGPAHFASAVGTPVIGLHATSNPERTGAYFSRAFAVNRFADAAQKFRGCAVSELPWQDRIEDAGVMALIEVADVTAQLDALLGSRA; this is encoded by the coding sequence GTGACGCGCCCACCCTTCGACGCGCCTCCCGCGAGCGTGTGCCTGCTGCGCCTGTCCGCGCTCGGGGACGTGTGCCACGCGATCGCGGTGCTGCGCGCCCTCCAGCGCGCCTGGCCCGAGACGCGCTTCACCTGGATCGTGGGCAAGCCCGAGGCGAAGCTGCTCGCGCTCGTGGATGGCGTCGAGGTGATTCCGTTCGACAAGCGCGGCGGGCTCGGCGCCGTACGCGAGCTCGGCTCGCGGCTCGGAACGCGGCGCTTCGACTTGTTGCTGATGCTGCAGGCCGCTCTGCGCGCGAGCCTGCTCTCCGCGCTGATCCCCGCGCGCGTGAAGCTCGGCTTCGACCGCGCGCGCGCCTACGAGGGCCAGTGGCTCTTCAGCAACGCGAAGATCGCGGCGCGCGCGCGCGAGCACCAGCTCGACGCGCTGCTCGGCTTCGCGGCGGCGTGCGGCGTGCGCGACCTCACGCCGCGCTGGGAGCTCGCGCTCCCCGAAGACGCGCTCCGCTATGCGCAGCAGCTCATCCCCGATGGCTCGCCACCTGCGCTCGTGATCTCGCCGTGCTCGAGCGTGCGCGAGCGCGACTGGCTGCCCGATCGCTACGCCGCGCTCGCGGACTACGCGCAGGGACGTCACGGAATGCGCGTGATCCTGTGCGGCGGGCCCAGCGAGAACGAGCGCGCGATGGGTGCGGCGATCGAGCGCGCCGCCGAGCGCGCACTCGTGAATCAAATCGGCAAAGACACGCTTCCGCAGCTGATCGCCCTGCTCGCGCGCGCGCGCGCCCTCGTCTGCCCCGACTCGGGGCCCGCGCACTTCGCCAGCGCGGTGGGCACGCCGGTGATCGGGCTGCACGCGACCTCGAACCCCGAGCGCACGGGCGCCTACTTCTCGCGCGCCTTCGCAGTGAACCGGTTCGCCGATGCCGCGCAGAAGTTCCGCGGCTGCGCGGTGAGCGAGCTGCCGTGGCAGGACCGCATCGAGGACGCGGGCGTCATGGCGCTGATCGAGGTCGCGGACGTGACGGCGCAGCTGGACGCGTTGTTAGGCTCGCGCGCATGA